Proteins co-encoded in one Odontesthes bonariensis isolate fOdoBon6 chromosome 24, fOdoBon6.hap1, whole genome shotgun sequence genomic window:
- the slc30a2 gene encoding zinc transporter 2 has protein sequence MDNNAANSEKSHLIDEKSAKMYSLKLQSSFPDSKEQNPDFPFKNGGVSGAIELKRRVGAHCHGPRALVCEETGDKLLAKKKLYIASVVCLVFMIGEVIGGYLAHSLAIMTDAAHLLTDFGSMMVSLFSLWISSRPPTKTMNFGWHRSEILGAFISVLSIWIVTAVLVYLAIERIVRNDYEIDGRVMLLTSGCAVIVNIIMAYILHHSTTLHTHGSGYHQIDEDGQSPVNHGHSHTLLGGHSNTSVRAAFIHVVGDLLQSIGVMVAATVIYFRPEYKVADPICTFLFSVFVLCTTVTILRDVFRILMEGSPKGIEFYSVKEVLLSVKAVKSMHSLHLWALTLGQSLISVHLAIEEGADPQSVLHEATELLHTKFGFHSITIQVELYSEDMSHCSSCQDPSD, from the exons ATGGATAATAACGCTGCAAATTCGGAGAAATCTCACCTCATTGACGAGAAGAGTGCGAAGATGTATTCCCTGAAATTGCAAAG CTCCTTTCCAGACTCCAAAGAGCAGAACCCAGACTTCCCTTTTAAGAATGGCGGCGTGTCCGGTGCCATCGAGCTGAAACGGCGTGTCGGCGCACACTGCCACGGCCCCAGAGCTTTGGTGTGCGAGGAAACTGGGGACAAACTGTTGGCAAAGAAGAAACTTTACATCGCTTCAGTAGTCTGCCTTGTCTTCATGATTGGCGAGGTCATAG GAGGCTACCTGGCCCACAGCCTGGCCATCATGACTGATGCCGCCCACCTCCTGACAGACTTTGGCAGTATGATGGTGAGCCTGTTCTCCCTGTGGATCTCTTCCAGACCTCCAACCAAAACCATGAACTTTGGTTGGCACAGATCAG AAATCCTCGGAGCATTCATCTCCGTCTTGTCCATCTGGATTGTTACAGCAGTTCTGGTCTATTTAGCAATCGAGAGGATTGTACGCAATGACTATGAGATTGATGGACGTGTGATGTTACTCACCTCTGGATGTGCCGTCATTGTAAATATCAT CATGGCCTACATCCTCCATCACTCGACAACCCTCCACACTCACGGCAGCGGTTATCACCAGATTGATGAGGACGGTCAGAGCCCTGTCAATCATGGCCACTCCCACACACTCCTCGGTGGCCATAGCAACACCAGCGTCCGCGCTGCCTTCATCCACGTGGTCGGAGACCTCCTTCAGAGCATCGGCGTCATGGTGGCAGCGACAGTCATCTACTTTCGG CCTGAATACAAAGTAGCGGATCCCATCTGTACAttcctgttttctgtgttcgTCCTCTGCACCACCGTCACCATCCTCAGAGACGTCTTCAGGATACTCATGGAAG GGTCGCCTAAAGGAATCGAGTTTTACTCCGTTAAGGAGGTGCTGCTGTCCGTGAAAGCTGTGAAGTCCATGCACAGTCTGCACCTGTGGGCTCTGACTCTAGGCCAGTCGCTGATTTCTGTTCACCTGGCCATAG AGGAAGGTGCTGACCCTCAGTCGGTGCTGCATGAGGCCACAGAGCTGCTCCACACCAAGTTTGGGTTCCACAGCATCACCATCCAGGTCGAGCTTTACTCTGAGGACATGAGCCACTGCTCCAGCTGCCAGGATCCCAGTGACTGA